Proteins from a single region of Dehalococcoidia bacterium:
- a CDS encoding SLBB domain-containing protein produces the protein MSEKYQNLKDLSSKYVSDIYDKKVVIKVQTGTSGQAVGADEIFQSLSSKSSDKINILEVGSMGLMYLEPMIVVHLPSNVKIFYANVDLDIANSIYNHYLKSKNIFKQNAFAYDSNSSLDIDIPSINDLPQFSNQLRIATRNFGEITPGDIFQYINQDGYAALDKALFEMSPENVVEEVKNSGLRGRGGAAFPTGVKWSFLAPNKASTKYVLCNCEEGDPGAYNDKGILETDPHTLVEGLILNGYATNSNKSYVFIRQGHEIPINAIERAIKEAYQQGILGENILGSDFSFDMEVSLTGDSYVAGEETALMEAIEGKRSTPRFKPPFPAASGLWKKPTNINNVKTISYVPQIIKNGSDWFKSTGTEKSTGTAIVCLSGHINRPGMYEIPMGMTINDVLHDIGGGSNSESEIKMLQTGGPLGGVLGKDAFSTKIDFDEMAKSGAILGSGGIIVCNESVSVVDLIRNLVAFNQFESCGKCFPCRLGNTHMYDVLDRLCKSKSEPNDLHLLERIGKSMKIGSLCGHGQLGYNPISSSLKYFEKEISDSIANKTEPLEKMLIPTRTRPNNSE, from the coding sequence ATGTCTGAAAAATATCAAAATTTAAAAGATTTATCTTCAAAATATGTAAGCGATATCTACGACAAAAAAGTAGTTATTAAGGTTCAAACCGGAACAAGTGGGCAAGCAGTAGGTGCAGATGAAATTTTTCAATCTCTATCTTCAAAGTCCTCCGATAAAATAAATATACTTGAAGTTGGTTCTATGGGTCTTATGTATTTAGAGCCAATGATTGTAGTCCATCTACCTTCAAATGTAAAAATTTTTTATGCTAATGTTGATCTTGATATCGCTAATAGTATTTATAATCATTACCTAAAGAGTAAAAACATTTTTAAACAAAATGCTTTTGCCTATGATTCTAACTCAAGTTTAGATATAGATATTCCAAGTATAAATGATTTGCCACAATTCTCAAATCAACTCAGAATTGCTACTAGAAATTTTGGGGAAATTACTCCAGGAGATATATTTCAGTACATCAACCAAGATGGTTACGCTGCTTTAGATAAAGCACTTTTTGAAATGTCCCCTGAGAATGTTGTCGAAGAAGTCAAAAATTCAGGACTAAGAGGTAGAGGTGGTGCAGCGTTTCCAACAGGTGTTAAATGGAGTTTTTTAGCTCCAAATAAAGCTTCTACCAAATATGTACTTTGTAATTGTGAAGAAGGAGACCCGGGAGCTTATAATGATAAAGGAATACTAGAAACAGATCCCCACACATTAGTTGAAGGTCTAATTTTAAATGGTTATGCTACAAACTCAAATAAATCTTATGTTTTTATTAGACAAGGTCATGAAATTCCAATTAATGCTATTGAAAGAGCAATAAAAGAAGCCTACCAACAAGGTATTTTAGGAGAAAATATACTTGGTTCAGATTTTTCATTTGATATGGAAGTTTCACTAACTGGAGATTCATATGTGGCAGGTGAAGAAACTGCTCTTATGGAGGCAATTGAAGGTAAAAGATCAACACCGAGATTTAAGCCTCCTTTCCCAGCTGCTTCAGGATTATGGAAGAAACCAACCAACATTAATAATGTAAAAACTATTTCTTATGTCCCTCAAATAATAAAAAATGGATCAGATTGGTTCAAGAGTACTGGAACAGAAAAATCTACAGGTACAGCTATTGTTTGTTTATCAGGTCATATTAATAGACCTGGTATGTATGAAATTCCTATGGGTATGACTATAAATGATGTTCTCCATGATATTGGAGGAGGTTCCAACTCAGAATCAGAAATTAAAATGCTTCAAACAGGTGGACCTCTAGGTGGAGTATTAGGGAAAGATGCATTTTCAACAAAAATTGATTTCGATGAAATGGCTAAATCTGGTGCTATACTAGGCTCAGGTGGGATAATTGTATGCAATGAATCAGTTTCAGTAGTTGATTTGATTAGAAACTTAGTTGCTTTCAATCAGTTCGAGTCTTGTGGAAAATGTTTCCCTTGCAGGCTTGGTAATACTCATATGTATGATGTATTAGACCGTTTATGTAAATCTAAGAGTGAACCAAACGATCTACATTTATTGGAAAGAATAGGTAAAAGTATGAAAATTGGATCACTATGTGGTCATGGTCAACTAGGTTATAATCC
- a CDS encoding NAD(P)H-dependent oxidoreductase subunit E, giving the protein MSNKILDSDSLRSIINESISNQKRTTVTVLSSLLAVQDSLHYIPDEAIEEIANFCKVTINDVWSVASFYTNFRFTPPGEKTLDVCWGPSCHINGAQKLITKAHNILGIEGEGESSDNKVTLRYSTCLGACAQSPVFAVDHKMFGKLDDKKVENLIDSLKKE; this is encoded by the coding sequence TTGTCAAATAAAATTTTGGATTCAGATTCACTTAGATCTATAATCAATGAATCTATTTCCAACCAAAAGAGAACTACAGTTACAGTTTTGTCTTCTTTGTTAGCTGTGCAAGACTCCTTGCACTATATACCTGATGAAGCAATAGAAGAAATTGCTAACTTTTGTAAAGTAACTATCAATGATGTATGGAGTGTAGCTTCATTCTATACAAATTTTAGGTTTACTCCACCCGGTGAAAAAACTCTAGATGTTTGTTGGGGACCTAGCTGCCACATTAATGGAGCTCAAAAACTAATTACTAAGGCTCATAACATACTTGGAATTGAAGGAGAAGGAGAAAGCTCTGACAATAAAGTTACACTCAGGTACTCTACATGTCTTGGAGCTTGTGCTCAGAGCCCGGTTTTTGCTGTTGATCATAAAATGTTTGGAAAACTGGATGATAAAAAAGTTGAAAATTTAATTGATTCACTAAAGAAGGAATAA